The Mycolicibacterium aurum genome segment TCCGTTGACCTGACCGGCCCGGTGAAGTCCGTCACCGTCGGTGACGAGACGTTCCAGGCGCGGTCGGTGATCCTCGCGATGGGCGCGGCCGCTCGCCACCTCGGTGTGCCGGGCGAGGATGCGCTGCTCGGCATGGGCGTGAGCACCTGCGCCACCTGTGACGGCTTCTTCTTCCGCGACCAGGACATCGCCGTCGTCGGCGGTGGCGACTCCGCGATGGAGGAGGCCACCTTCCTGACGCGGTTCGCCCGCAGCGTGACGCTGATCCACCGCCGTGACGAGTTCCGTGCATCCAAGATCATGCTCGAACGCGCCCAGGCCAACGAGAAGATCACGTTCCTCACCAACACCGAGGTGGTCGCCATCGAGGGCGACCCCAAAGTCTCCGCTATCCACGTGCGCAACAGCGCTACCGGTGATGAGTCCACCCTCCCCGTGACCGGTGTGTTCGTCGCGGTGGGCCACGATCCCCGCTCCGGGCTGGTGCGCGGTCAGGTCGAGCTGGACG includes the following:
- the trxB gene encoding thioredoxin-disulfide reductase; this encodes MTSSNTVHDVIIIGSGPAGYTAAVYAARAQLNPLVFEGSQFGGALMTTTEVENYPGFRNGITGPELMDEMREQALRFGADLRMEDVDSVDLTGPVKSVTVGDETFQARSVILAMGAAARHLGVPGEDALLGMGVSTCATCDGFFFRDQDIAVVGGGDSAMEEATFLTRFARSVTLIHRRDEFRASKIMLERAQANEKITFLTNTEVVAIEGDPKVSAIHVRNSATGDESTLPVTGVFVAVGHDPRSGLVRGQVELDDAGYVKVQDRTTYTSLEGVFAAGDLVDHTYRQAITAAGSGCAASIDAERWLAEHADPGERTSTTTDDSDLIGAQQ